In Erigeron canadensis isolate Cc75 chromosome 1, C_canadensis_v1, whole genome shotgun sequence, a single window of DNA contains:
- the LOC122595156 gene encoding embryonic protein DC-8-like gives MASHQDIRKKEEVAEKAARAAADELKDINRRSGGGGGGVGGPVVVEKHEQVTTTTNDQDRPGIISSILQTVTGTLGQAKDAVTGKAQESGEEMRQGGDVAAQKAGEYKDYGAQKAKEAKDVTMGKAGEAADKAGEYKDYTAQKAGEAKDVTMEKGREAADKAGEYKDYAALKAKEAKDTTMQKAGQYKDYTAQKAKETADATAEKAKEAKDTTVGKLGEYKDYTAQKTKEAADYVAQKAAAAKDFTFDKAAATKDYTVSTAVAAKDKTLDTAAAAKDYTVNTAAAAKDKTLDTAAATKDYVVEKAKQAKDYTVDTAASTKDYTMDKAKQAKDYTFDKAAATKDYTAEKAKEAKDVTLDKTGQYKDYTAQKAYEAKDYTVDKAAATKDYTAEKTKEGTNVAVGKMAEIKDAAVGTARKAMDMLTGKKEEAKEKMAEAGDATKAKFDDLTQEDARKRMEAMNLKGQGGSGRRGGGDATTFTVTEVEESTTPSAGTGVLAAVDVDDTLLGTVGEVVRQDQVRRMEGRGTR, from the exons ATGGCTTCACATCAAGAtattagaaagaaagaagaggTGGCTGAGAAGGCTGCCAGGGCTGCTGCTGATGAGCTCAAGGATATCAACCGtcgtagtggtggtggtggtggtggtgttggcgGTCCAGTGGTGGTTGAAAAGCATGAGCAggttacaacaacaacaaatgatCAAGACCGGCCCGGTATCATTAGCAGTATACTGCAAACGGTTACGGGTACATTGGGCCAAGCGAAAGATGCGGTGACTGGAAAAGCGCAAGAATCTGGTGAGGAAATGCGACAAGGTGGTGATGTGGCCGCACAAAAGGCTGGAGAATACAAGGATTATGGTGCACAAAAGGCGAAAGAAGCGAAAGATGTGACGATGGGGAAGGCAGGGGAGGCTGCTGACAAGGCTGGTGAGTACAAGGATTATACTGCACAGAAAGCTGGGGAGGCAAAAGATGTGACAATGGAAAAGGGAAGGGAAGCGGCTGATAAGGCTGGCGAGTATAAGGATTATGCTGCTCTAAAGGCCAAAGAAGCCAAGGATACCACAATGCAGAAGGCCGGACAGTACAAG GATTACACTGCACAAAAAGCTAAGGAGACAGCTGATGCAACCGCTGAGAAAGCAAAAGAAGCTAAAGACACGACGGTTGGAAAATTGGGGGAGTACAAAGACTACACTGctcaaaaaacaaaagaagctGCAGATTATGTTGCACAGAAGGCGGCAGCCGCCAAGGACTTCACATTTGACAAGGCTGCAGCTACTAAAGATTACACGGTCAGCACCGCGGTTGCTGCAAAAGACAAAACCCTTGACACGGCTGCTGCTGCCAAGGACTACACCGTCAACACAGCAGCCGCTGCCAAAGACAAAACCCTTGACACGGCTGCGGCCACCAAAGACTATGTGGTGGAGAAGGCAAAACAAGCTAAAGACTATACGGTCGATACCGCGGCATCCACCAAGGACTACACGATGGATAAGGCGAAACAAGCCAAGGACTATACATTTGACAAGGCAGCTGCAACAAAGGACTATACTGCGGAGAAGGCGAAAGAAGCTAAAGATGTGACATTGGATAAGACTGGACAATACAAGGATTACACCGCACAAAAAGCTTACGAAGCCAAAGATTATACGGTTGACAAGGCGGCGGCTACCAAAGACTACACGGCTGAGAAAACAAAGGAAGGGACAAATGTAGCGGTAGGGAAAATGGCGGAGATAAAAGATGCTGCTGTTGGGACTGCTAGGAAAGCTATGGATATGCTTACCGGAAAGAAAGAAGAGGCTAAAGAGAAGATGGCTGAAGCTGGTGATGCGACAAAG GCAAAGTTTGATGATCTAACACAAGAGGATGCAAGGAAGAGAATGGAGGCTATGAACTTGAAGGGACAAGGTGGAAGCGGTCGACGTGGGGGCGGTGATGCGACAACATTCACCGTGACGGAAGTTGAAGAAAGTACTACGCCGTCTGCAGGAACAGGAGTGCTAGCCGCGGTGGATGTGGATGATACATTGTTGGGCACTGTGGGGGAGGTGGTGAGACAAGACCAAGTGAGACGGATGGAAGGGAGGGGGACGCGGTGA